In Planctomycetaceae bacterium, the sequence AGCGGCTGTGCCCGAGAGCGTCAAGGCCGACGGCGAGAATGTGTCCGATATCCTGATCGGCAAGAGCCGCCCGCGCACGCGGCCGATCTTCTGGGAATGGCGCTTTGGTGTGGCTGGCAACAAGAATTACCACCCGCCCAAGCTGGCGGTGCGCGACGGCAAATGGAAGCTCTTCGTCAACCCCGACGGCAGCAACGCCGAACTCTACGATATCCCCGCCGACGGCGAAGAACGCAGGAACGTGGCCGCCGATCATAAAGAGGTTGTCGCCCGCCTCAAAACCCTGGTGCTGGAGTGGAAGAAGACGCTGCCCTGAGAGTGGGTGTGGCTACTTCGGCCACGAAGTTTTGGCTTGACAATTTCCCTGGAAGGGCTTATACTTTTTGGCGTCACATTTGTATGTTGGAGTATCTTGGCCCTGAGTAGAGGTCAGCGCCGGGACGCATTCAGAATCGCATTACTGCGGAGGTATTGCATTTAGGCGCAAAACAAGGAGTAAGCCTATGAAGCAAGCATTAACGATTATGGCTCTGGCCGTTGTGTCTATGTTGGCTTCGGGAGCAGGAGCGGCGTTGATCCGGATCGATTTTGGAACAGAAGACAGTCCCGTTGTGTCTGGCGTGGACGCCCTGGCGGCTGCGGCTGATCCCGTGGCCTTCGGCAGCTATGGACTGAATGTCTGGGACGGTCGCAACGCCGCGGAATATCAGGACACTACGACCAACCCAAGCTTTGCAGGCTTGCTGGACACCGTGACGGGGCTGGCGACCAGCGCCTACATTTCCTTCACCGGGACAGTCTACTCATACAATGCCACCGGTTGGGGTACCGGCGCCGGAAATCTTCGGGGCGACTTCCTGGCTAATACTGTCGGAGACATAGCTTTTGAGATCGGCGGATTGCTGGCCAATACCGAAACGAAGTTGTTTGTGACCAGCCAGGTCTTTACCCGGGACGGGTGGGGAGAAGTGGCCGGCTGGCATGATCAGACAGCTAGCTTCACGATCGACGGTATCCGCAACAACGTGGGAAATGGCATGCTGATCACCACGACGACTGACGGCAATGGTCGAATTACGGGGACGTGGCACAAAGATACCGGCGAATCGGATTTGACCGGTATACAGATCAGCCAACAGCCGATTCCCGAGCCGGCCTCGATGGGCCTGCTGGTTCTGGGAGGCCTGGCTTTGCTCCGCCGTAGACGCGCATAATAGTCGCGTTGCCTGATGGTTGACTCTCAACGGGCGGCTCCGGCCGCCCGTTGGTTTGCGCGGATACGGCCGATGGCATCTTCCGGATTCATCCGCTAGGCTATTGAGGTCCTTGAGAACTGAAGGTGTCCGATGTCCCGGCCCAACATCATCTATGTCTTCGCCGATCAGATGCGTTCGACGGCGCTGGGCTGCGCGGGCGTCGAGCGGGTGCATACGCCGAATCTCGACGCCTTCGCCGCGCAGGGGATGCGCTTTACCAATGCGGTCTCGAACACGCCGGTGTGTTCGCCGTCGCGGGCGACGCTGCTGACGGGGCTGCACGCGCTGACGCACCGGCTGGTGTTCAATGACATCATGCTGCGCACCGACGTGCGGTGCCTGGCGGACGTGCTCAATGACGCGGGGTATCGCTGCGGGTACGTCGGCAAGTGGCACATCGACGTGCAGGACCGCGGGGCCTTCACGCCGCCCGGGCCGCGGCGGCGCGGGTTCGACGACTTCTGGGCCTCGTACAACTGCCACCACTCGTACCTCAACGGCTATTATTACACCGGCGAGAGTCCTGATTCGGTCTGGGTGGACGGCTACATGCCCGACGCCGAGACCGACCTGGCGATCGGCTATCTCCGGCAGAAGGCGGCCCAGCGAGATCCCTTCTGCCTGATGCTCTCATGGGGTCCGCCGCACTGCCCGTACCGCCAGGCGCCCCAGCGCTACCTCGATATGTACCCGCCCGAGAGCATCGAGCTGATGCCCTCAGTCCGCCAGGGGCGCGTCTACGGCGGCAACGGTCCGGGCCCCACGGCCGAGGAAGACCGCGCCAAGCGCGAGCAGGTTGCCGGCTACTACGCGCACGTCACGGCGCTGGACGAATGCTTCGGTCGCCTGATGGCCGCCATCGACGCGGCGGGCATTGCCGGCAATACCATCGTCGTCTTCTCCAGCGATCACGGGGACATGCTGTACAACCACAACCGCGGCTGGAAGTGCAAACCCTACCGCGAGTCGATGGGCATCCCGCTGCTGGTGCGTTGGCCGGGGCGCGTGCCAGCCGGTCGCGCCGCCGGCGGCCCGGTTGGGATCGTCGACCACATGCCCACGCTGCTGCACCTGGCGGGCCTGGCCGCCCCTGAGGGCGTGCAGGGGCAGGATCTGTCGGCGTACTTCCTGGGCAGCGATTCGGCTGCCCCGCACAGCCAACTCATCAGCTTCCCCGTGATGCCGGAGAACTACTCCTACGGCGTGTGGCGCGGCGTCGTGACGTCGCAGCACACGTACGCCACCTTCCGAGACAAGCCCTGGTTGCTCTTCGACGACCAGGCCGACCCGATGCAGATGACGAACCTGGCCGGCTCGCCTGACCATGCCGCGCTGCAGGCCGATCTCGATGCCCAGACCCGCGCCTGGTTGGAGCGAACAGGCGACCCCTTCGAGCCATCCCGCACCGTGGCCGATAAGTACTACCGCGGCCACGTCGGCTGCGTCATGCCCTACTTCGAGAACGAGACCATCCGCCAGGGCTACGCCGCGCACCGTAAGAGCAGTTCCTAGAAGGGTGGCATGGCGACACACGTTTTTGTTTCTGGTGGGTCGCCATGGGGGTCGCGCGGCTCAGAAGACCAGCAGACGGAAAGGAGGCCGCATGTGGAGTGCGGCGGCCTTAGCCGCCGCTTTTAGAGTTTTTCACCCAACGGGCAACGTACAGGCCCAAAAACTTCCAAAGCGGCGGCTGCTGCCGCGGCACTCCATAGGGCGTGTCGCCATGCCACCCGGCCGTGCCACCCATTGTCTGCTGCGAGCATCTTCATTGACTTACCGATAATGCATTCCTATTATCTGTTGTAGAAAGGCGAGCCCATGAAAACGCTACTTCTGACTGCGGCGGCGGTAGCATTGCTGGCGATGGCGGGGTGCGATCGCAAGCCTGCCCCTGCCACGCGTGCGGCTGATGGCAAAGTCCACATTCTCTGCACCACCTTTCCAATGTATCTATTCACGCGGAACGTGACGGCCGGGAGCAAGACGATCTCGGTCGAGATGATGGCGGCGGCCTCGGCGGGCTGCCCGCACGATTACGTGCTGACTCCGCAAGACATGCAGGCGATCACCGGCGCCGACGCGCTGATCATCAACGGTCTGGGGATGGAGGAGTTCCTTTCGGGGATGCTCGCTAAGGCCGGACCCAAGGTCCGCATTATCGATACCTCGCGCGGGATCGACGGCGTGATCGAGATGGCCCACGAAGAGGCCGGCCACGACGACCACCATCATGAGCATTGCCAGTTCAACCCGCACCTGTTCGCCAGCCCGAAGATGGCCGCCAAAGTCGTCGCCAACATCGCTGCGGCGCTGGGCGAGCTGGCGCCGGGCGAGGCCTCGCTTTTCGCCGCCAACGCGGCCGCCTATCAACAGCGCCTCGCCGCCCTGGGCGAAGAGTTCGCCAAAGCGGCCCAGGCGCTGCCCAACAAGAAGATCGTCACGCAGCACGCGGTGTTCGATTACCTCGCCCGCGACTGCGGGCTGGAGATCGTCGCGGTCATCGAGGCGGCGCCCGGCCAGGAGCCCTCGGCGGCAGACATGCTCAAGATCATCCGGACCGTTCGCGACAGCGGCGCCGCGGCGGTCTTCACCGAACCGCAGTATTCGCCCAAGGCCGCCCAGGCCATCGCCCGCGAGACGAACGTGCGCGTCGCGGAGCTCGACCCGGTCGCCAGCGGTCCGGCCGATGCGCCGCTAGACTATTACCAGGCCGTTATGCGCGCAAACCTCGCCACGCTCCAGAACGCGCTGGGCCGCGGCGACATGAAACCCGAGGCTGCCGATGCCGCCATCGATTAGCTTTGAAAACGTCGGCGTTTCGCTGGCGGGCGTGACGATTCTCGAGTCGGTCACGGCCGAGGTCCCCGCCGGCAGCGCCACGGCGATCATCGGTCCCAACGGCGCGGGCAAGACCACGCTGCTGCTGGCGCTGCTGGGGCAGGTGCCTTTCAGCGGGAGCATCCGTATCGGTAGCCATGCGGCCGCGGCCAGTTCGCTGCGGCTGGGGTATGTCCCGCAGCGTCTGGATTTCGATCGGGCGATGCCGCTGACGGTGATGGAGCTGCTGTCGATGGGGCGTCAGCGCCTGCCGCTGTGGTTCGGCGTCAAGGCGGCGCACCGGCGGCGGGCGATGGAAGTGCTGGCGGCAGTCAAGGCCGAGCACCTGTCGCGGCGGCGGGTGGGGGCGCTGTCGGGCGGGGAGTTGCAGCGCGTGCTGCTGGCCCTGGCGATGCTCGAGGACCCGCAGGTGCTGATCCTGGACGAGCCCTCCAGCGGCGTCGATATCGCCGGCGAAAATCTGCTGTGCGAGTTGCTCGAGACGCTCCGGGCCCAGAAGGGCTTCACGCAGATCATGGTCACGCACGACCTGTCGCTGGTGACGGCCCACGCCTCTGACGTAATCTGCCTCAACCGCCGCGTCACCGGGCAGGGCCCCACGCTCGAAGCGCTGACGCCGGAGGTGCTGGCCTCGACGTTCGGGATCCACCTGGGCCTGGCGAACCTGGCCTTGCTGCACCGGGACTGCTGCCAGGAGCACCACCATGATTGACCTGTCCTGGCTGTACGACCTGGTCGGCAGGGCGGTGCCGCTGGAGTGCATGCAGCAGCGGTTCATGCAGCAGGCCCTGATCGCCCTGGTGCTGCTGGCGCCGATGGCCGCGGCCTTGGGCGTGCAGGTCATCAACTTCCGCATGGCGTTCTTCTCCGACGCCATCAGCCACTCGGCCTTTGCCGGCCTGGCGCTGGGACTGATTCTGAGCCTCGACGTGCGCCTGGCGATGGTGGGGTTCGCGGTGCTGATCGGGCTGGGGATCATCGCGGTGGGGCGGCGGACGTCGCTGTCGATGGACGCGGTGATCGGCGTGTTCTTTTCGGCGGCTATCGCGTTTGGTCTGGCCATCGTCAAGCGCGAACCGAGCCTCTCGCGGGACATCCAGAAATACCTCTTCGGCGACATCCTGACGATCTCCGATGTGGAGATCGTCTCGCTGGCGGGCCTGTTCCTGGTGCTGATGGTCTTTCAAGCCGTCGGTTACAACCGCATGCTGTACGTCGGACTCAACGCCGCCCTGGCGGCCGCCCACCGCATCCGCACGCGGATTTACCAATACATCTTTGCGGCGCTGCTGTCGGTAGTGGCGATCTTCTCGGTCTGGACGGTGGGCGTCTTTCTCGTGACGGCGATGCTGGTCGTGCCGGCCGCCGCGGGGCGAAACTTCGCCCGCTCGGCGGGGGGCATGTTCTGGTGGGCGCTGCTGATCGCCGTCAGCTCGGCGGTCGCCGGGCTGTTGATCTCGGCCCAGCCCTGGGCCCGCACCGCCACCGGCGCCACGGTGGTGCTCTGCGCGACTGCGTGGTTCGTCATCAGCCTGCTTCCGCGTCTTTGGCGCCGAAGCTGATCCGCCGGCCGCGGGGCGTCAATCGACCGGTCGCAGCGGCGAGGTGGCTTCGATGCGCGCGGCGGTCCCGTTGATAGTGCGGATGGTGGCCGACATGCCCCGGGCCAGCCTGAGCATCTTGTCCGGCTGACCGTCGATGATCACGACGGTCTTGGCGTCGGTGGTGATCGACAGTTCCCGCCCGGAGACGTTGAGAACGACCACATCGTCTGGATTGATTCGGGCGATGGTTCCCTTGTATTCGGCAATCACGTCCGCCGGGGTTGTTTGAGCCTGTGCGCACGGCGCCAGAACGGTCGCAGCCGTGGCCAGTGAGAGCGTTATCAGTAGCGTCCGCATGGCGATTCCTCCCGTTTGTCCCCCGTGGGGTCCCTATCTAATGTTAGCGGAGCCCACTTGGAGGTGGCGGGAGTTTATGCTAGTATGCGCGGCCCGGCAGGGCGGCGCGAACGCCGCGGGTTCCCTAATACAGAGGTGACAAAGCAATGCAATCCAACGCACGACTGCCTCGGGTGGCCATCATGGGCGCCACCGGCGCCGTGGGTGTCGAGTTCCTCCGCATTCTCGAGCAGCGGAACTTTCCGCTGGCCAGCCTCAAGCTGCTGGCCTCGGCTCGCTCGGCGGGCAAGAGGATGCCCTTCCGCGGCGAGGAACTGACGGTCGAGGAATTGAGCGAAAAGAGCTTCGATGGCGTCGACCTGGTGCTGGCTTCGGCCGGCGGGAGCATCTCGAAGCAGTTCGCGCCCTTCGCCACAGCCGCCGGAGCGGTGGTGGTGGATAACACCTCGGCGTTTCGCATGGTGCCCGAGATCCCGCTGGTGATCCCGGAGGTCAACCCCGACGACATCAAGACGCACACGGGCATTATCGCCAACCCCAACTGCTCGACGATCATCATGAACGTGCCGGTCTGGCCGCTGCACAAGGTCAATCCGATCAGACGCCTGGTCGTCAGCACCTACCAGGCCGTCAGCGGCGCCGGGGCGGCGGCGATGGCCGAACTCGACCAGGCCGCCCGCGCGTTCCTCGACGGCAAGGATTTCAGGCCCAAGGTGCTGCCGCACAGCGCGGCCTTCAACGTCTTCAGCCACAACAGCAAGATCGGCCCCGACGGGTACAACGAAGAAGAGACCAAGATGGTCAAGGAAACGCGCAAGATCTTCCACTGCCCGGAAATCCGCGTGACCGCCACCTGCGTGCGCGTGCCGGTCATGCGCGCCCACAGCGAGTCGGTGAACATCGAGTTCACCAATCCCATCACGGAAAACGAAGTACGCGAGATTCTCGCAAGGGCGCCCGGCGTCAAGATCGTCGACGACCGCCAGCGAAACTACTTCCCCATGCCTCGCGACGCCAGCGGCCACGACGACGTCCTCGTCGGACGCATCCGCCAGGACCTCTCCCTGCCTGACGGCCGCGGGATCGACATGTTCATCAGCGGCGACCAGATTCGAAAAGGCGCCGCCCTCAACGCGGTGCAGATCGCCGAGTTGTTGTAAGGCGGAATAACGGAATAGTGGAATAATGGAATAATGGAATACGGGGAGGGGATCTTCCGGTCGGCGCTGGCGTGCCTGGAGACAGGGCATGTTGAAAAATGTTAATCGAGGATACAAGAAGCTGCGGGTGTGGGAGGATGCCGTCGCCCTCTACGTGCTGGCTTCAAAAGCTTTCGGCAGCCCGCCCTTCGTGCTGGCAAGGTGTTTTCGAATACGCTGGATGCGGCCCACAGCATTTCGCGCAATATCGCCGAAGGCTATTGTCGCCGCAGCCTGAAAGAGTATTTGAACTTCCTGAACATCTCTCTGGGCTCGTGTGGAGAATTCTATTGCGCGTGCACGAGTATTGCAGGCGCGGGACAGATCGCGCCTGAGCTTGCCGCCGAACTGGACGCGCTTCACTTCAAGGTCGAAAACGAACTCCTCAGCCTGATCAGGTCTCTGCAGAGGAAGCAAGACAACGGAGGCTGGACAGACTCGTTCGCACAGGACGGCTCCAGCGAAGCATAAGTCGCCGCAGCCGGTTCCCGTTTTTCATCATTCCATCATTCCAGTATTCCATCATTCCGGTTTTTCAAACGTCATACCTGCGGCTGTAGCTTGCTCTCGCACGACCTTGCGGAGGTTGCCGTCGAAGCTCTTGGACTCGTCGAGGCCCCGCTTGGCCATTTCGGCTTTGACATGCTCGTCGCGTTTGGTGTTTAGCTCTCTGATTTCTTTCTGGAGCTTTTCGCGAGCGGCTGCTTGTTCTTTCACGTACGCCTCGCGCTGCTGGGGCGTCATCTTGCGCATGTTCTCGGGGAGGTCTTCGGGCGACACTTTTGCCAAGTCGACCTGCTTGTCCTTCTTGGCATCGACCAGGTCCCAGTTCGAGTTGGTGTAAACGACGCTGGCCTTAGCGGCGGCGCGCTGGGCGGCGGCGGGGGCGTTTACCGACGAAGCGTTTTTGTCCTGTGCCGCCTGATTGGCCGATCCCGCGGCCCCGGCTTTGCCGTAGGGAATGTACGTGCTGTTGAGGGCGGTGCCCAATTCGGCGATCTTCTTGTCGTACGGCGTCGAGACCGTCACCGTGCCGGCGTTCTGGTCGATAGCCGCAAACTGCCCGTCCGCCCAGGCGGCGGCGTCGGCCCAGCCGGTATTGCGGCCTTCCTGCAACGCTCCGCAGAAGATCGTGTTGACGATGATGCCTTTGCCCGCGGCGCCTTTGCACGCATCCTGCAGGGGGATCTTGTGGTCCTGCGTGGCCGGTTCGTTGCCGGCTACCACGATGATTTTGAGCGAGCCTTTGCCCGCCCACTTGAGTTCATCGGCTGCCGCCCGAGTCACGCGGGCGACATACTCTGTGCCGCCGTGGGTCTTGAGGGCGAAAAGCTTGGAATAGACCGTGTCGAGATCGTTGGTCAGGTCGCAGACACGCTGCACCCAGCCGTTTTCGCTGCTGAGGCCGTCGTTGCCGTACTGGTAGAGCGCCACGCGAAGTTTGGGCTTGGGTTTGGCCGTGGCCAACTCGTTGACGATCGCCCAGAGCTTCTGCTTGGCCGCGTCGATCAGACCATCCATCGAGTTGGACGTGTCCAGGCAGATGGCGATGTCGACTTCCTTTTCGGCCGGCGCGGCCACGCCCTTGGGATCTACCTTGGGCGACCCGGCCGCCAGGACGACCGAACCCATCATCAGTACCGTTGCCGTCAGCAAAGCTGTTATCGCATGCCTCATCGCAGGCTCCTTTCATTCAGGTTCAAAAGATGAGACGCACAACTTGCTTGGAAGTTCCATCAAATGAGCCGGGGTCTTGTGCCACAATACGGCCGCTATGAGCGACGAAGCGCTGGGTGCCGTGGCGGGAGGGCGTTAGCCCGACAGCCACGACGGGCTCAGTAAGTCCGCCGGTTCGGGGATCGTGGCTCTCCGGGTCTTCGGCCCTGCGCGCCACGGCACCCGCGGCGACCTCGGCGGCTCAGGCACTTCCCTCGGGCGCAGCCTTGTGCCACAATACGTTCATGAGCGACGAATCGCGGCGCAATATCAAGTTGGTGATCGCCTATAACGGCGCGGCCTACCATGGATGGCAGCGGCAGGCGCAGGGGATGGATACTGTCCAGCAGCGCATCGAGGAGGCCGCCGGGCGAATCCTGGGCCATCACGTCAATGTGATGGGCGCGGGGCGCACCGACGCGGGCGTTCATGCGATGGGGCAGGTGGCCAACTTCTACACGACCAACGCGGCCGTGCCGGTGGTGGGGCTGCGGCGGGCGATGAACTCGCGCCTTCCGCGCGACATCGCCGTGCGAAGCGCCGCCGAGGTTCCGGAAGGATTCCACGCCTCGCGCAGCGCCGTGGGCAAGACGTATCGCTATCGCATCCACGTCGCCCCGGTGAGGCCGGTAGAACTGTGCGGGCTGGTGTACCACTACTGGCGGCCGCTGGATGTCCAGGCCATGCGCGAGGGGGGCGTCCGCCTCACGGGCAAGCACGACTTTCTCGGGTT encodes:
- the truA gene encoding tRNA pseudouridine(38-40) synthase TruA; the encoded protein is MSDESRRNIKLVIAYNGAAYHGWQRQAQGMDTVQQRIEEAAGRILGHHVNVMGAGRTDAGVHAMGQVANFYTTNAAVPVVGLRRAMNSRLPRDIAVRSAAEVPEGFHASRSAVGKTYRYRIHVAPVRPVELCGLVYHYWRPLDVQAMREGGVRLTGKHDFLGFASSAEERQTTVRTVRRCEVAEDGEQVVVTVEGDGFLYNMVRNIVGTLIEIGRGHWSPERIDTILASCDRRDAGPTAPPDGLYLMCVHY
- a CDS encoding four helix bundle protein is translated as MGGCRRPLRAGFKSFRQPALRAGKVFSNTLDAAHSISRNIAEGYCRRSLKEYLNFLNISLGSCGEFYCACTSIAGAGQIAPELAAELDALHFKVENELLSLIRSLQRKQDNGGWTDSFAQDGSSEA
- a CDS encoding sulfatase — its product is MSRPNIIYVFADQMRSTALGCAGVERVHTPNLDAFAAQGMRFTNAVSNTPVCSPSRATLLTGLHALTHRLVFNDIMLRTDVRCLADVLNDAGYRCGYVGKWHIDVQDRGAFTPPGPRRRGFDDFWASYNCHHSYLNGYYYTGESPDSVWVDGYMPDAETDLAIGYLRQKAAQRDPFCLMLSWGPPHCPYRQAPQRYLDMYPPESIELMPSVRQGRVYGGNGPGPTAEEDRAKREQVAGYYAHVTALDECFGRLMAAIDAAGIAGNTIVVFSSDHGDMLYNHNRGWKCKPYRESMGIPLLVRWPGRVPAGRAAGGPVGIVDHMPTLLHLAGLAAPEGVQGQDLSAYFLGSDSAAPHSQLISFPVMPENYSYGVWRGVVTSQHTYATFRDKPWLLFDDQADPMQMTNLAGSPDHAALQADLDAQTRAWLERTGDPFEPSRTVADKYYRGHVGCVMPYFENETIRQGYAAHRKSSS
- a CDS encoding aspartate-semialdehyde dehydrogenase, translated to MQSNARLPRVAIMGATGAVGVEFLRILEQRNFPLASLKLLASARSAGKRMPFRGEELTVEELSEKSFDGVDLVLASAGGSISKQFAPFATAAGAVVVDNTSAFRMVPEIPLVIPEVNPDDIKTHTGIIANPNCSTIIMNVPVWPLHKVNPIRRLVVSTYQAVSGAGAAAMAELDQAARAFLDGKDFRPKVLPHSAAFNVFSHNSKIGPDGYNEEETKMVKETRKIFHCPEIRVTATCVRVPVMRAHSESVNIEFTNPITENEVREILARAPGVKIVDDRQRNYFPMPRDASGHDDVLVGRIRQDLSLPDGRGIDMFISGDQIRKGAALNAVQIAELL
- a CDS encoding PEP-CTERM sorting domain-containing protein, giving the protein MKQALTIMALAVVSMLASGAGAALIRIDFGTEDSPVVSGVDALAAAADPVAFGSYGLNVWDGRNAAEYQDTTTNPSFAGLLDTVTGLATSAYISFTGTVYSYNATGWGTGAGNLRGDFLANTVGDIAFEIGGLLANTETKLFVTSQVFTRDGWGEVAGWHDQTASFTIDGIRNNVGNGMLITTTTDGNGRITGTWHKDTGESDLTGIQISQQPIPEPASMGLLVLGGLALLRRRRA
- a CDS encoding metal ABC transporter ATP-binding protein produces the protein MPPSISFENVGVSLAGVTILESVTAEVPAGSATAIIGPNGAGKTTLLLALLGQVPFSGSIRIGSHAAAASSLRLGYVPQRLDFDRAMPLTVMELLSMGRQRLPLWFGVKAAHRRRAMEVLAAVKAEHLSRRRVGALSGGELQRVLLALAMLEDPQVLILDEPSSGVDIAGENLLCELLETLRAQKGFTQIMVTHDLSLVTAHASDVICLNRRVTGQGPTLEALTPEVLASTFGIHLGLANLALLHRDCCQEHHHD
- a CDS encoding zinc ABC transporter substrate-binding protein → MKTLLLTAAAVALLAMAGCDRKPAPATRAADGKVHILCTTFPMYLFTRNVTAGSKTISVEMMAAASAGCPHDYVLTPQDMQAITGADALIINGLGMEEFLSGMLAKAGPKVRIIDTSRGIDGVIEMAHEEAGHDDHHHEHCQFNPHLFASPKMAAKVVANIAAALGELAPGEASLFAANAAAYQQRLAALGEEFAKAAQALPNKKIVTQHAVFDYLARDCGLEIVAVIEAAPGQEPSAADMLKIIRTVRDSGAAAVFTEPQYSPKAAQAIARETNVRVAELDPVASGPADAPLDYYQAVMRANLATLQNALGRGDMKPEAADAAID
- a CDS encoding vWA domain-containing protein; this translates as MRHAITALLTATVLMMGSVVLAAGSPKVDPKGVAAPAEKEVDIAICLDTSNSMDGLIDAAKQKLWAIVNELATAKPKPKLRVALYQYGNDGLSSENGWVQRVCDLTNDLDTVYSKLFALKTHGGTEYVARVTRAAADELKWAGKGSLKIIVVAGNEPATQDHKIPLQDACKGAAGKGIIVNTIFCGALQEGRNTGWADAAAWADGQFAAIDQNAGTVTVSTPYDKKIAELGTALNSTYIPYGKAGAAGSANQAAQDKNASSVNAPAAAQRAAAKASVVYTNSNWDLVDAKKDKQVDLAKVSPEDLPENMRKMTPQQREAYVKEQAAAREKLQKEIRELNTKRDEHVKAEMAKRGLDESKSFDGNLRKVVREQATAAGMTFEKPE
- a CDS encoding metal ABC transporter permease, whose product is MIDLSWLYDLVGRAVPLECMQQRFMQQALIALVLLAPMAAALGVQVINFRMAFFSDAISHSAFAGLALGLILSLDVRLAMVGFAVLIGLGIIAVGRRTSLSMDAVIGVFFSAAIAFGLAIVKREPSLSRDIQKYLFGDILTISDVEIVSLAGLFLVLMVFQAVGYNRMLYVGLNAALAAAHRIRTRIYQYIFAALLSVVAIFSVWTVGVFLVTAMLVVPAAAGRNFARSAGGMFWWALLIAVSSAVAGLLISAQPWARTATGATVVLCATAWFVISLLPRLWRRS